From Pan paniscus chromosome 9, NHGRI_mPanPan1-v2.0_pri, whole genome shotgun sequence, the proteins below share one genomic window:
- the LOC100978172 gene encoding olfactory receptor 5M5-like, producing MLKKNHTAVTEFLLLGLTDRAELQPLLFVVFLVIYLITVIGNVSMILLIRSDSTLHTPMYFFLSHLSFVDLCYTTSVTPQMLVNFLSKTKTISFIGCFIQFHVFIALVITDYYMLTVMAYDRYMAICKPLLYGRKMSRCVCLCLAAAPYIYGFANGLAQTILILRLSFCGPNEINHFYCADPPLLVLACSDTYVKETAMLVVAGSNLICSLTIILISYTLIFTAILRIHTAEGRRKAFSTCGSHVTAVTVFYGTLFCMYLRPPSETSIQQGKIVAVFYIFVSPMLNPLIYSLRNKDVKRSIRKVIQKKLFAK from the coding sequence ATGTTAAAGAAAAACCATACAGCCGTGACTGAGTTTCTTCTCCTGGGACTGACAGATCGGGCTGAGCTGCAGCCCCttctttttgtggtatttctaGTCATCTACCTTATCACAGTAATCGGCAATGTGAGTATGATCTTGTTAATCAGAAGTGACTCGACACTACACACTCCAATGTACTTCTTTCTCAGTCACCTCTCCTTTGTAGATCTCTGTTACACCACCAGTGTTACTCCTCAGATGCTGGTTAACTTTTTATCCAAGACAAAAACCATTTCCTTCATCGGCTGCTTCATCCAATTTCACGTTTTCATTGCACTGGTGATCACAGATTATTATATGCTCACAGTGATGGCTTATGACCGCTacatggccatctgcaagccctTGTTATATGGAAGAAAAATGTCCAGGTGTGTCTGCCTCTGTCTCGCTGCTGCTCCCTATATTTATGGCTTTGCAAATGGTCTAGCACAGACCATCCTGATACTTCGTCTGTCCTTCTGTGGACCCAATGAGATCAACCACTTTTACTGTGCGGACCCACCCCTCTTAGTCCTCGCCTGCTCAGATACTTATGTCAAAGAGACTGCCATGTTGGTGGTGGCTGGTTCCAACCTCATCTGCTCTCTCACCATCATCCTCATTTCCTACACTTTGATCTTCACTGCCATTCTGCGTATCCACACTGCTGAGGGGAGGCGCAAGGCCTTCTCCACCTGCGGGTCCCATGTGACTGCTGTCACTGTCTTCTATGGGACACTGTTCTGCATGTACCTGAGGCCCCCTTCTGAGACATCTATACAACAGGGGAAAATTGTAGCTGTTTTTTATATCTTTGTGAGTCCGATGTTAAACCCATTGATCTACAGCCTGAGGAATAAAGACGTTAAAAGAAGTATAAGGAAAGTTATTCAAAAGAAACTGTTTGCTAAGTAA